The genome window tattaaaataatattatatgttatagtcGGCTTCGATATATTCTGTGCCGACTCCCTACTCCAAACTTTACCCAACCTCACCAAATACCCATCTCAcccgaataaataaatttaattaatcattttcgTAAACTTTataatgtttaattataaataataattataattaagccaaacatttcatcattattattttaattataaattatattcgaTATTCGTGTTTGTGTTGCTTacgatatttaatatttaacaattatagcACCTAACAGCAATGAACGGAGTACCCTTAACAaataatgtaaacaaacataaaaatgtaaaaatataaataagttaaatgtgaaaaaaaatatacatatagtgCATAATTGTGCTTAAATATACAAGTAAGTGTTATTAATTATGTGTAGTTAATAtcaatatgtttgtgtgttgcataaatgaattttttttcatatttacaattatttactAGCATCATACATTTACTAGCATCAGCAGATCTGTTGTACAAACAACTTAGACTGATGtgttaagaataaaaaaatacatactaaCTGGACTTGAAGATCTAgtgtaaagtatataaatgATACAAATGTGTATGTAAATTACGTGTATTATGTGTTTGTTATGTTCATGTTTTATCGTTTGTGCCACCTCGATGTTTATTCTTATTTGTATTTCCTTTATTATCGGCTCTgtcaatatattttgttatttatttaaataggcgGCTATCGATAGTTTTTGGCGGTTGAATTAATGTACGGTGGGGTGGCGACCCTTAAATTTCGACCAAAAGGAGtgattgcatttgttgtttcaacaaccgtttttttttttttgagagagaaaaggaaaagaaaaaaaaagaaaggagaGGAAGTTTTTCGGAAAAAACCACGTTGTGAGAGTTGGAGGTGGACAGCGGTCAGGAGCGGTTGCCATTGGGCAGAcccagattttattttttaaaaggttGTCGCGCTTTGTTGTACTCCAGCACATGTGTGCCTCGCCAGAAGTTGTGCCGTGCGGATACCTGTGCCGACCCAAATTCCGCTGTTTTTGAAATGAAGTCGTGCCCGACAAGAGCTATCCGCTTAGAGAAGAGTGCTGTGCCGTCAATTGTGTCTTGTGCCGCATTGGACATCCTTATATCCACTGACAGCGATAACAACAGACGCACCAAGGCCAGTGGAATCATATCTCCCGCAACAGAGGGCATCAGTTGGCATCGTCGTGGGAAAACTCTGGAGTCGTCCATTGGGATCCATTCGTCCAAGAGAATCGCAGCCCGTTGTGACATCGTACAAGTGAGTCAGAACCAATTGCCAGCCACGAGTATGGCCAAAGTTCTAAGTTGAAGAGCTGCAAAAAACGTTCGCTTGTTTCCCTTTGTACCGCCCAAAATAATTTCGACGCTGCTGTcttaaataatcattaatatttattggaaATATAAATGGAATGTCGTACATAACAAAAAAGtcgaacaaaattaaaaattaaagcttatataaaat of Drosophila innubila isolate TH190305 chromosome X, UK_Dinn_1.0, whole genome shotgun sequence contains these proteins:
- the LOC117793852 gene encoding uncharacterized protein LOC117793852, with product MKSCPTRAIRLEKSAVPSIVSCAALDILISTDSDNNRRTKASGIISPATEGISWHRRGKTLESSIGIHSSKRIAARCDIVQLMETPHGFASIPGPQFTQSITCR